The proteins below come from a single Sorghum bicolor cultivar BTx623 chromosome 4, Sorghum_bicolor_NCBIv3, whole genome shotgun sequence genomic window:
- the LOC8082713 gene encoding diacylglycerol kinase 7 yields the protein MERAGEAPAATAVVRRAPSTAPSARVSIWESVRACGVWSKEVDKAELRRQVVMPLYLRRAVAAAVKAKDEAAGVAAAAADDQAGEDADGPAVAPVVVFVNSRSGGRHGPELKVRLHELITEEQVFDLSVVKPSDFVHYGLSCLEKLADQGDNRAKAVRERMRIVVAGGDGTVGWVLGCLSDLYKTKREPVPPTGIIPLGTGNDLARSFGWGGSFPFGWRSAVKRYLSKASTAPICRLDSWQTVIQMPEGEIKELPYALKKVEPGDPLEISQENGTELSEKASFYKGVFYNYLSIGMDAQVAYGFHHLRDEKPYLAQGPVANKLIYAGYSCTQGWFCTPCTASPQLRGLKNILRLSIKKANCSEWEQVQMPSSVRSLVVLNLYNYGSGRHPWGDLKPEYLEKRGFVEAHSDDGLLEIFGLKEGWHASFVMAELIKAKHIAQAAAIKFEMRGGEWDRAYIQMDGEPWKQPLLQEHSTIVEINKVPYHSLMINGE from the exons ATGGAGCGGGCGGGGGAGGCGCCGGCCGCCACCGCCGTCGTGCGGAGGGCTCCCTCGACGGCGCCGTCGGCGCGTGTTTCGATCTGGGAGTCGGTGCGCGCGTGCGGGGTGTGGTCGAAGGAGGTGGACAAGGCCGAGCTGCGGAGGCAGGTCGTCATGCCGCTCTACCTGCGCCGCGCCGTCGCGGCCGCCGTCAAGGCAAAGGACGAGGCCGCCGGCGTGGCGGCGGCAGCCGCGGATGACCAGGCGGGGGAGGACGCGGACGGCCCCGCGGTGGCGCCCGTGGTGGTGTTCGTCAACTCGCGGAGCGGCGGGCGGCACGGGCCCGAGCTCAAGGTGCGGCTGCACGAGCTCATCACCGAGGAGCAG GTCTTTGATCTTTCTGTTGTGAAGCCTTCAGATTTTGTTCACTATGGTTTGAGTTGTTTGGAGAAGTTAGCTGACCAAGGCGATAACCGTGCGAAGGCCGTTCGTGAGAGAATGAGAATTGTG GTTGCTGGGGGTGACGGCACAGTTGGCTGGGTGCTTGGATGTCTCTCGGATCTTTATAAGACGAAAAGGGAACCAGTTCCACCTACAGGAATCATTCCACTTGGTACAGGAAATGATCTTGCTAGATCGTTTGGATGG GGTGGCTCTTTTCCCTTTGGCTGGCGCTCAGCTGTAAAGCGTTATCTCAGCAAAGCTTCCACTGCTCCCATTTGCCGTCTTGACAG CTGGCAAACTGTAATTCAGATGCCAGAAGGAGAAATAAAAGAGTTGCCATATGCACTTAAGAAAGTGGAACCTGGAGATCCGTTGGAGATCAGCCAG GAGAATGGCACAGAGTTATCCGAAAAGGCTTCTTTCTATAAAggagtattctacaactacctTAGCATTG GGATGGATGCTCAGGTTGCATATGGCTTCCATCATCTTCGTGATGAAAAACCGTATCTTGCACAAGGACCAGTTGCAAATAAG TTGATTTATGCTGGATATAGCTGCACTCAGGGGTGGTTTTGTACACCTTGTACAGCAAGTCCTCAGCTAAG GGGGCTTAAGAACATTTTGCGACTTTCCATTAAAAAGGCCAATTGTTCAGAGTGGGAGCAAGTTCAAATGCCTTCAAG CGTTAGGTCCCTAGTTGTCTTAAATTTATACAACTATGGCAGTGGAAGGCATCCATGGGGTGATCTTAAACCTGAGTATCTTGAAAAG AGAGGCTTTGTTGAAGCTCATTCAGATGATGGCTTACTTGAAATATTTGGTCTGAAGGAAGGTTGGCATGCTTCATTTGTTATGGCCGAGCTTATCAAAGCAAAGCACATTGCCCAG GCTGCGGCTATCAAATTTGAAATGAGGGGTGGCGAGTGGGATCGAGCATATATTCAAATGGATGGAGAGCCATGGAAACAACCACTCTTACAGGAGCACTCAACCATTGTGGAAATAAACAAAGTTCCCTATCATTCTCTCATGATAAATGGGGAGTAA
- the LOC8082712 gene encoding glutamate receptor 2.8, translated as MGRLLRYYSSCSHSAPSLRHRHHLGLVLAAALLVWCQASLLPVATAQQQQQQQQPAPAPRVRVGVILNLTSLVGQRRKVGIEMAVEDYYAAFPGSSTRVALRFRDSDGDVVGAASAAVDLIKNEQVQAIIGPQTSAEAEFVAYLGNRTHVPVLSSSATSPALSPSQTPFFVRTTVNDSFQAEPVAAVLAAFGWHAAAVVYEDSPYGLGILPALAAALQGVGARVTDRTAVPSDADDDRIDLMLYVFKAMPTRVFVVHMNALLAARFFRRARMAGMMTEDYAWVATDGVGSVVDALSPDDISAMDGVVSLRPFVQVTDRVRNFSARFRARLRREYPSADIYPHDPTVMMLWSYDTAWAIAAAAEAAGVSSPAFQTPPQSAAVTDLDRLGVSATGATLLKAVRETTFRGLAGNFALVDGQLQPPAYEFVNIVGKSSRAVGFWTSEAGITQTLGAHGANKGLKKILWPGDSTSAPRGWVVSPNGKKLRVAVPVKHGFKEFVDVGGESTTTGGHPNITGYCIEVFDAVMSKMPYPVSYEYVPFPSSSESYEYLVSLVPEQKADIVVGDVTITASRMGKVDFSMPFSDSGWSMVVAVRTETSTSMWIFLQPLTTSLWLASLAFFCFTGFVVWAIEHRINPEFRGTPWQQFGLIFYFSFSTLVFSHKEKLESNLSRFVVIIWVFVVLILTSSYTASLTSMLTVQKLQPAVTDVRELQRTGAHIGYQEGTFIKQQLQKLGFDEAKMKSYSTAEKYADALSSGQVAAVFDEIPYLKLFLSQYCDGYTMVGPVYKTDGFGFVFPMGSPLTPDVSRAVLTLAEGEEMALIEKKWFGEPGKCPSQGAGGATAALGSSNLSFRSFGGLFLITGVVSGLMLLVYLVTFVYRERGEIRPEPEEEGSGSSSMRRLRAWLRHFDQKDLKCPTFKTGNDDSIRDGNQTQRWAEFESVRNGRGGNGPVQAAAEEEAIAIAMSPLSFSTSTPSERINAGSSPASELGTSFEQRMQEAPHSVSVDMPGSTAP; from the exons ATGGGGAGGCTGCTGCGCTACTACTCGTCGTGCTCTCACTCCGCCCCCTccctccgccaccgccaccacctggGGCTCgttctggcggcggcgctgctggtCTGGTGCCAGGCCAGCCTACTGCCGGTGGCCacggcgcagcagcagcagcagcagcagcagccggcgccggcgccgcgggTGCGCGTGGGCGTCATCCTCAACCTGACGTCGCTGGTCGGGCAGCGGCGGAAGGTCGGCATTGAGATGGCGGTGGAGGACTACTACGCCGCGTTTCCGGGCTCCAGCACCAGGGTCGCGCTGCGCTTCCGTGACTCCGACGGGGACGTCGTCGGCGCCGCTTCCGccg CGGTGGACCTGATCAAGAACGAGCAGGTGCAGGCCATCATCGGCCCGCAGACGTCGGCGGAGGCCGAGTTCGTGGCCTACCTCGGCAACCGCACCCACGTGCCCGTGctctcctcctccgccacctCACCGGCGCTCTCCCCGTCGCAGACGCCCTTCTTCGTGCGCACCACGGTCAACGACTCCTTCCAGGCCGAGCCCGTCGCCGCCGTCCTCGCCGCGTTCGGCTGGCACGCGGCGGCTGTCGTCTACGAGGACTCGCCCTACGGATTGGGCATCCTCCCGGCGCTCGCCGCCGCACTGCAGGGTGTCGGCGCCAGGGTCACGGACCGCACCGCCGTGCCGAGCGACGCGGACGACGACCGCATCGACCTGATGCTCTACGTCTTCAAGGCGATGCCGACGCGCGTGTTCGTCGTGCACATGAACGCCCTTCTCGCCGCGCGGTTCTTCCGCCGGGCGAGGATGGCCGGCATGATGACGGAGGACTACGCGTGGGTCGCCACCGACGGCGTCGGTAGCGTCGTGGACGCGCTGAGCCCCGACGACATCAGCGCCATGGATGGGGTCGTCAGCCTCCGGCCGTTCGTGCAGGTGACGGACCGAGTGCGCAACTTCTCCGCACGGTTCAGGGCGAGGCTCCGGCGGGAGTACCCGAGCGCCGACATCTACCCTCATGATCCGACCGTCATGATGCTCTGGTCGTACGACACGGCGTGGGCGATCGCGGCGGCGGCCGAGGCGGCCGGTGTCTCCAGCCCGGCGTTCCAGACACCACCGCAGAGCGCGGCGGTCACGGACCTTGACCGGCTCGGCGTGTCGGCAACCGGAGCGACGCTCCTCAAGGCGGTGCGCGAGACGACCTTCCGTGGCCTCGCCGGCAACTTCGCCCTCGTCGACGGGCAGCTGCAGCCGCCGGCATACGAGTTCGTCAACATCGTCGGGAAGAGTTCGAGGGCGGTGGGGTTCTGGACGTCGGAGGCTGGGATCACGCAGACTCTGGGCGCCCACGGCGCCAATAAAGGTCTGAAGAAAATCCTTTGGCCAGGTGATTCGACGTCCGCCCCAAGAGGTTGGGTCGTGTCTCCGAACGGAAAGAAGCTTCGTGTCGCCGTGCCGGTGAAGCATGGGTTCAAGGAGTTCGTCGACGTCGGCGGTGAGTCGACGACGACAGGAGGACATCCAAACATCACAGGCTACTGCATTGAGGTGTTCGACGCGGTCATGAGCAAGATGCCATATCCTGTGAGCTACGAGTACGTGCCGTTCCCCAGCAGCTCCGAGTCCTACGAGTATCTCGTGTCCTTGGTGCCGGAACAG AAAGCGGACATCGTCGTCGGCGACGTGACAATCACGGCGAGCAGGATGGGCAAGGTGGACTTCAGCATGCCATTCTCGGACTCGGGGTGGTCGATGGTGGTGGCGGTGCGCACGGAGACGAGCACGAGCATGTGGATCTTCCTGCAGCCGCTGACCACCAGCCTGTGGCTCGCCAGCCTCGCCTTCTTCTGCTTCACCGGCTTCGTGGTGTGGGCCATCGAGCACCGGATCAACCCCGAGTTCCGAGGCACGCCGTGGCAGCAGTTCGGCCTCATCTTCTACTTCTCCTTCTCCACGCTCGTCTTCTCGCACA AGGAGAAGCTGGAGAGCAACCTGTCGAGATTCGTGGTGATCATCTGGGTGTTCGTCGTCCTGATCCTGACGTCGAGCTACACGGCGAGCCTGACGTCGATGCTGACGGTCCAGAAGCTCCAGCCGGCGGTGACCGACGTGAGGGAGCTCCAGCGGACCGGGGCCCACATCGGGTACCAGGAGGGCACCTTCATCAAGCAACAACTCCAGAAACTAGGCTTCGACGAGGCCAAGATGAAAAGCTACAGCACGGCGGAGAAGTACGCCGACGCGCTGTCCAGCGGGCAGGTCGCCGCCGTGTTCGACGAGATCCCGTACCTGAAGCTCTTCCTGTCGCAGTACTGCGACGGCTACACCATGGTCGGCCCGGTCTACAAGACCGACGGCTTCGGGTTCGTCTTCCCGATGGGCAGCCCGCTGACGCCGGACGTGTCGCGCGCGGTCCTGACGCTGGCGGAAGGCGAGGAGATGGCGCTGATCGAGAAGAAGTGGTTCGGCGAGCCGGGTAAGTGCCCGAGCCAGGGCGCCggcggcgccaccgccgccctcGGCTCCTCCAACCTCAGCTTCCGGAGCTTCGGCGGGCTGTTCCTCATCACCGGCGTCGTGTCCGGCCTCATGCTCCTCGTCTACCTCGTCACGTTCGTCTACCGCGAGCGTGGAGAGATCCGGCCGGAGCCGGAGGAGGAAGGGTCGGGGAGTTCGTCGATGCGCCGGCTGCGCGCTTGGCTGCGGCACTTCGACCAGAAAGACCTCAAGTGCCCCACGTTCAAGACGGGGAACGATGACTCCATCAGGGATGGGAACCAGACGCAGAGATGGGCTGAGTTTGAGTCCGTCAGGAACGGCCGTGGCGGGAACGGACCGGTGCAGGCGGCGGCCGAGGAGGaagccattgccattgccatgaGCCCGCTCAGTTTCAGCACCTCCACTCCGTCGGAGAGGATCAACGCCGGTTCGTCGCCGGCGTCGGAGCTTGGGACCTCGTTCGAACAGAGGATGCAGGAGGCGCCACACTCTGTGTCGGTGGACATGCCAGGATCAACGGCCCCGTAA
- the LOC8081960 gene encoding eukaryotic translation initiation factor 3 subunit G yields MHKQQQQQHTERWGDLLDDDGGDFDLGVLLPPPVVVGPDANGLKKVIEYHIDDEGNKVKVTTTTRVRKVRRSRRAIERRSWPKFGDAAKEAAGSRLTMVSTEEIFFDRTRAASGNTGDGAGPSTSADSLAKGNDKPGGGLLMVCRTCGKKGDHWTSKCPYKDLAPQQGESSGDRPPSADGSGGAAGGKGGSGAYVPVFKRLGGDRSGADVMRRRNDENSVRVSNLSEDARDPDLAELFGQFGQLSRVYVAIDRVTGESRGFGFVNFVHREDGERAINKLNGYGYDNLILHVEWAAPRPN; encoded by the exons ATGcataagcagcagcagcagcagcatacgGAGCGGTGGGGCGATCTCCTCGACGACGATGGCGGCGACTTCGACCTCGGCGTGCTCCTCCCGCCGCCGGTCGTCGTCGGGCCCGACGCCAACGGCTTGAAGAAGGTGATCGAGTACCACATCGACGACGAGGGCAACAAGGTCAAGGTCACCACCACCACGCGGGTCCGCAAGGTGCGCCGCTCTAGGAGGGCCATCGAGCGCCGCTCGTGGCCCAAGTTCGGCGACGCCGCCAAGGAGGCCGCCGGATCTCGGCTCACCATGGTCTCCACTGAGGAGATCTTCTTCGATCGCACACGTGCAGCATCAG GAAACACAGGCGACGGAGCAGGGCCATCTACTTCCGCTGATTCACTGGCCAAGGGAAACGATAAACCAGGAGGAGGCCTCCTCATGGTTTGCAGAACCTGCGGGAAGAAGGGTGACCACTGGACCTCAAAGTGCCCCTACAAGGATCTTGCTCCACAGCAGGGCGAAAGCTCTGGCGACAGGCCTCCTAGCGCCGACGGCTCTGGCGGCGCAGCCGGCGGCAAGGGTGGGAGTGGAGCATATGTTCCTGTGTTCAAGAGGCTGGGTGGCGACAGAAGTGGAGCGGATGTGATGAGGCGCAGGAACGACGAGAACTCGGTCCGCGTGAGCAACCTCTCGGAGGACGCTAGGGATCCTGACCTCGCAGAGCTGTTCGGCCAGTTTGGGCAGCTTAGCCGCGTCTATGTAGCAATAGACAGGGTGACTGGAGAGAGCAGGGGGTTTGGCTTCGTCAACTTTGTTCACAGGGAGGATGGCGAGAGGGCTATCAACAAGCTCAATGGGTACGGTTACGACAACCTTATCCTGCACGTCGAATGGGCAGCGCCAAGGCCCAACTAG